A genomic segment from Necator americanus strain Aroian chromosome III, whole genome shotgun sequence encodes:
- a CDS encoding hypothetical protein (NECATOR_CHRIII.G9371.T4), with amino-acid sequence MAICTYNARTLASEAAIEDLMMQAKKIKYDVIGLTETRRRHPLNAVYETGEELFLGTCDSRGVGGVGVLVNTSMAKNIDSFEQLTTRIGRLRMRRCGPIPALTIFVVYAPTSSYEEEEVEAFYMDLEKFYQEDHAFYKVIVGDFNAKVGPRRTPEELHIGTHGLQWNDQGERLSEFIMTTKTIHGNSQFQKPSSLRWTWESPGGGYRNEIDHIIVNKRFCLTDVGVVPKFYTGSDHRLLRGRFSFTRRAEKAAKFRERNPRTTINWDLFATLVGFWEDSAMDNIDEEYDRLVEHLHDCAKKAESFKPPRGRGAARAAGNQELTSELARLCREAIKEDLKERRAEVLAEAAEAGKSIRYARRDFASRKTRMTALRNPKGTAIASRRGMEKIIYDFYSDLFDSHVHLPPHHLREDGQVIPEVLPSEIRHAIMSVRNRTAPGPDRIRPEHLKSLPPVLINTLARLFTRYLSECKVPKQWKTSKTVLLYKKGDPYDIGNYRPICLLSVIYKLFTRVILNRIEKVLDEGQPCKQAGFRKGFSTIDHIHTVSKLIEVSREYKMPLCLTFIDLKKAFDSVETEAVVEALDNQGVPTQYIRVLRELYSNFTTGISPFYKNIIIDVKRGVRQGDTISPKIFTATLENAMRKLEWDDMGVKVDGRQLHHLRFADDIVLVTPSISQAERMLTEFDETCGCIGLQLNLQKTMFMRNGWVSDAPFTLNGTNISECTSYVYLGRELNMMNDLTPELGRRRRAAWGAYKSIEDVVKKTRNTRLRAHLFNTTVLPALTYASETWAFRKQEENAVSVIERAIERVMLGVSRFTQVRDGIRSSLLRQRSKIRDAAAFAKESKIRWAGHVMRFNDNRWTRAKNMMLFVSHAKGGTTGLLWHAIGTNGRITGARSTSSKINGSQGQGDQEFSLDMDYHLSYHNVCLVNSVVLYRVHGISAIIETEITEISARADVWDDYDKTLEKLKSKETRKNTQSDEKVSQSSTESKEKKEKPKPVKKEVVEPKKEIDFSELLKNPPPDVDLNDFIVKAAIAQTVVNPLLVKKIGNIDDQQTDPTKQKEQLKKLEEQMRSKNDTIDEEKDPKKPPLQGVKWGDTKCVLYETKDQLTLEDDGEDADLP; translated from the exons atggcgatctgtacttataacgcacgtacgcttgcatcggaagcggccatcgaagatctgatgatgcaagccaagaagatcaagtacgacgtcatcggactgaccgagacgagacgacgtcaccctctcaacgccgtatatgaaactggagaagaactgttcttaggaacatgcgacagtagaggtgttggtggagttggcgtcctcgtcaacacgagtatggcaaagaacatcgactcttttgaacaacttacgacccgaatcggacgtctgcggatgagaagatgtggcccaataccagctttgactatcttcgtcgtttacgctccaacatcaagctacgaagaagaagaagtcgaagctttctatatggacctggagaagttctaccaagaagatcatgccttctacaaggtcatagttggcgatttcaacgctaaggttggcccaagaagaacgccggaggaacttcacatcgggacccacggcctacaatggaatgaccagggagagaggctctccgagttcatcatgacgactaagaccatccatgggaactcgcaatttcagaagccctcttctttacgctggacgtgggagtcacccggtggagggtaccgtaatgaaatagaccacatcatcgtcaataaaaggttctgcctgacggacgtcggtgttgtaccaaagttctatacgggatcggaccatcgcctcctccgaggaagattttccttcacaaggagagcagagaaagccgccaagttcagagagagaaatcccaggactaccatcaactgggatctcttcgctacgctagtcggcttttgggaagattctgcaatggacaacatcgacgaggaatatgaccggcttgtcgaacaccttcacgactgcgcgaagaaggctgagagttttaaaccaccaagaggc cgtggagcagcacgagccgcagggaaccaagaactcacgtccgagctcgcaaggctttgccgagaggcgataaaggaagaccttaaagagagaagagcagaagtgctggctgaagctgcagaggcggggaaaagcatccgctatgcccgtcgagacttcgccagtcgcaagacgaggatgactgctctccggaacccaaagggaacagccattgcatcgagaagggggatggagaaaatcatctacgacttctactctgatctcttcgacagccatgtccacttgcctcctcaccatctgagggaagatggacaagtcattccagaggttctcccgtccgaaatacgacatgctatcatgtcggtaagaaatcgtacggcacccggtcccgacagaataagaccagaacacctgaagagccttccgccagtactcatcaacaccctggcgaggctctttacacgctatctgtcggaatgcaaggttcctaaacagtggaagaccagcaagaccgtgttgttgtataaaaagggagatccatatgacatcggcaactatcgcccaatctgcctactgtccgtcatctacaagctctttacaagagtaatccttaataggattgaaaaagtcttggatgaaggacagccatgcaagcaagcagggtttcgaaaaggattcagcacgattgaccacatccacactgtttcgaaactcatcgaggtatcacgagagtacaagatgccgctctgtctcaccttcatcgacttaaagaaggctttcgactcggttgagacggaagcggtcgtggaagccttggacaaccaaggcgtccctactcaatatataagggtacttcgagagttgtacagtaacttcacgaccggaatttcgccattctacaagaacatcatcattgacgtgaagaggggggtccgacagggtgatacaatttcacccaaaatattcacagccaccctcgagaacgcaatgcgaaagttggaatgggacgacatgggagtgaaggttgatggtcggcagctacaccatttgcgctttgctgatgacatcgtactggtgacacctagcatcagccaagcggaacgaatgctgaccgaattcgacgaaacatgtggatgcatcggtcttcagctgaatctacaaaagacgatgttcatgcggaacggatgggtctcggatgccccattcacgctcaacggaacgaacatatccgaatgcaccagctacgtttatctgggtcgggaactgaacatgatgaacgacctgacccccgagctgggcaggaggagacgagcggcttggggagcgtacaagagcatcgaggatgtagtgaagaagaccaggaacacccggctccgtgctcacctcttcaacaccaccgtacttcctgctttgacctatgcttcggaaacctgggcatttcgcaagcaggaagaaaacgcggtgagcgtcattgaacgcgcaattgagagagtgatgctaggagtatcccgtttcacgcaagtgagggacgggattcgaagttctctcctacgtcagcgatcgaagattagagacgccgccgcgtttgccaaggaaagtaaaataaggtgggccggacacgtgatgcgctttaatgacaaccgttggaccagagcc aaaaatatgatgctcttcgtgtcccacgcgaaaggaggaaccactgggctactctggcacgcgatcgggacaaatggaagaattactggcgcccgctcgaccagttcgaagatcaacgggagtcaaggtcaaggtgatcaag AATTTTCATTGGACATGGATTATCACTTGAGTTACCAca ATGTCTGTTTGGTCAATTCTGTTGTATTATATCGAGTACACGGG ATTTCTGCCATTATCGAG acTGAAATAACGGAAATTTCGGCCAGAGCGGATGTATGGGATGATTACGATAAAAcgcttgaaaaattaaaatcaaaagaaacgaGGAAAAACACACAAAGCGATGAGAAAGTGTCACAATCATCCACGGAAagcaaagagaagaaagaaaaacc GAAACCAGTAAAAAAGGAAGTGGTGGaaccaaaaaaggaaattgatttttcagaacttttaaaaaatccaccaCCTGAT GTGGATTTAAATGATTTCATTGTTAAAGCAGCGATCGCACAAACTGTTGTTAACCCATTactagtgaaaaaaatcgGTAACATAGACGATCAGCAAACA GATCCAACAAAGCAAAAAGAGCaacttaaaaaattagaagaacaaATGAGATCTAAAAATGATACAATTGATGAAGAAAAGGATCCTAAGAAACCACCATTACAAGGA gtgAAATGGGGTGATACAAAATGTGTCTTGTATGAAACAAAGGATCAGCTAACATTAGAGGATGACGGAGAAGATGCAGATTTACCCTAA
- a CDS encoding hypothetical protein (NECATOR_CHRIII.G9371.T3) yields the protein MAICTYNARTLASEAAIEDLMMQAKKIKYDVIGLTETRRRHPLNAVYETGEELFLGTCDSRGVGGVGVLVNTSMAKNIDSFEQLTTRIGRLRMRRCGPIPALTIFVVYAPTSSYEEEEVEAFYMDLEKFYQEDHAFYKVIVGDFNAKVGPRRTPEELHIGTHGLQWNDQGERLSEFIMTTKTIHGNSQFQKPSSLRWTWESPGGGYRNEIDHIIVNKRFCLTDVGVVPKFYTGSDHRLLRGRFSFTRRAEKAAKFRERNPRTTINWDLFATLVGFWEDSAMDNIDEEYDRLVEHLHDCAKKAESFKPPRGRGAARAAGNQELTSELARLCREAIKEDLKERRAEVLAEAAEAGKSIRYARRDFASRKTRMTALRNPKGTAIASRRGMEKIIYDFYSDLFDSHVHLPPHHLREDGQVIPEVLPSEIRHAIMSVRNRTAPGPDRIRPEHLKSLPPVLINTLARLFTRYLSECKVPKQWKTSKTVLLYKKGDPYDIGNYRPICLLSVIYKLFTRVILNRIEKVLDEGQPCKQAGFRKGFSTIDHIHTVSKLIEVSREYKMPLCLTFIDLKKAFDSVETEAVVEALDNQGVPTQYIRVLRELYSNFTTGISPFYKNIIIDVKRGVRQGDTISPKIFTATLENAMRKLEWDDMGVKVDGRQLHHLRFADDIVLVTPSISQAERMLTEFDETCGCIGLQLNLQKTMFMRNGWVSDAPFTLNGTNISECTSYVYLGRELNMMNDLTPELGRRRRAAWGAYKSIEDVVKKTRNTRLRAHLFNTTVLPALTYASETWAFRKQEENAVSVIERAIERVMLGVSRFTQVRDGIRSSLLRQRSKIRDAAAFAKESKIRWAGHVMRFNDNRWTRAKNMMLFVSHAKGGTTGLLWHAIGTNGRITGARSTSSKINGSQGQGDQEFSLDMDYHLSYHNVCLVNSVVLYRVHGVFGADMHTLCTISSNVTPFLLYTIHLVLILIHVNIVICTRKFLKGKKVPFLERETKNMNNNPSTEITEISARADVWDDYDKTLEKLKSKETRKNTQSDEKVSQSSTESKEKKEKPKPVKKEVVEPKKEIDFSELLKNPPPDVDLNDFIVKAAIAQTVVNPLLVKKIGNIDDQQTDPTKQKEQLKKLEEQMRSKNDTIDEEKDPKKPPLQGVKWGDTKCVLYETKDQLTLEDDGEDADLP from the exons atggcgatctgtacttataacgcacgtacgcttgcatcggaagcggccatcgaagatctgatgatgcaagccaagaagatcaagtacgacgtcatcggactgaccgagacgagacgacgtcaccctctcaacgccgtatatgaaactggagaagaactgttcttaggaacatgcgacagtagaggtgttggtggagttggcgtcctcgtcaacacgagtatggcaaagaacatcgactcttttgaacaacttacgacccgaatcggacgtctgcggatgagaagatgtggcccaataccagctttgactatcttcgtcgtttacgctccaacatcaagctacgaagaagaagaagtcgaagctttctatatggacctggagaagttctaccaagaagatcatgccttctacaaggtcatagttggcgatttcaacgctaaggttggcccaagaagaacgccggaggaacttcacatcgggacccacggcctacaatggaatgaccagggagagaggctctccgagttcatcatgacgactaagaccatccatgggaactcgcaatttcagaagccctcttctttacgctggacgtgggagtcacccggtggagggtaccgtaatgaaatagaccacatcatcgtcaataaaaggttctgcctgacggacgtcggtgttgtaccaaagttctatacgggatcggaccatcgcctcctccgaggaagattttccttcacaaggagagcagagaaagccgccaagttcagagagagaaatcccaggactaccatcaactgggatctcttcgctacgctagtcggcttttgggaagattctgcaatggacaacatcgacgaggaatatgaccggcttgtcgaacaccttcacgactgcgcgaagaaggctgagagttttaaaccaccaagaggc cgtggagcagcacgagccgcagggaaccaagaactcacgtccgagctcgcaaggctttgccgagaggcgataaaggaagaccttaaagagagaagagcagaagtgctggctgaagctgcagaggcggggaaaagcatccgctatgcccgtcgagacttcgccagtcgcaagacgaggatgactgctctccggaacccaaagggaacagccattgcatcgagaagggggatggagaaaatcatctacgacttctactctgatctcttcgacagccatgtccacttgcctcctcaccatctgagggaagatggacaagtcattccagaggttctcccgtccgaaatacgacatgctatcatgtcggtaagaaatcgtacggcacccggtcccgacagaataagaccagaacacctgaagagccttccgccagtactcatcaacaccctggcgaggctctttacacgctatctgtcggaatgcaaggttcctaaacagtggaagaccagcaagaccgtgttgttgtataaaaagggagatccatatgacatcggcaactatcgcccaatctgcctactgtccgtcatctacaagctctttacaagagtaatccttaataggattgaaaaagtcttggatgaaggacagccatgcaagcaagcagggtttcgaaaaggattcagcacgattgaccacatccacactgtttcgaaactcatcgaggtatcacgagagtacaagatgccgctctgtctcaccttcatcgacttaaagaaggctttcgactcggttgagacggaagcggtcgtggaagccttggacaaccaaggcgtccctactcaatatataagggtacttcgagagttgtacagtaacttcacgaccggaatttcgccattctacaagaacatcatcattgacgtgaagaggggggtccgacagggtgatacaatttcacccaaaatattcacagccaccctcgagaacgcaatgcgaaagttggaatgggacgacatgggagtgaaggttgatggtcggcagctacaccatttgcgctttgctgatgacatcgtactggtgacacctagcatcagccaagcggaacgaatgctgaccgaattcgacgaaacatgtggatgcatcggtcttcagctgaatctacaaaagacgatgttcatgcggaacggatgggtctcggatgccccattcacgctcaacggaacgaacatatccgaatgcaccagctacgtttatctgggtcgggaactgaacatgatgaacgacctgacccccgagctgggcaggaggagacgagcggcttggggagcgtacaagagcatcgaggatgtagtgaagaagaccaggaacacccggctccgtgctcacctcttcaacaccaccgtacttcctgctttgacctatgcttcggaaacctgggcatttcgcaagcaggaagaaaacgcggtgagcgtcattgaacgcgcaattgagagagtgatgctaggagtatcccgtttcacgcaagtgagggacgggattcgaagttctctcctacgtcagcgatcgaagattagagacgccgccgcgtttgccaaggaaagtaaaataaggtgggccggacacgtgatgcgctttaatgacaaccgttggaccagagcc aaaaatatgatgctcttcgtgtcccacgcgaaaggaggaaccactgggctactctggcacgcgatcgggacaaatggaagaattactggcgcccgctcgaccagttcgaagatcaacgggagtcaaggtcaaggtgatcaag AATTTTCATTGGACATGGATTATCACTTGAGTTACCAca ATGTCTGTTTGGTCAATTCTGTTGTATTATATCGAGTACACGGG GTTTTCGGTGCGGATATGCACACACTCTGCACAATTTCAAGCAATG TAACTCCATTTCTTCTCTACACTATACATCtagtattaatattaattcatgtgaatattgttatttgtactcggaaatttctgaaaggaaaaaag GTACCATTTCTTgagagagaaacaaaaaatatgaataataaccCCTCC acTGAAATAACGGAAATTTCGGCCAGAGCGGATGTATGGGATGATTACGATAAAAcgcttgaaaaattaaaatcaaaagaaacgaGGAAAAACACACAAAGCGATGAGAAAGTGTCACAATCATCCACGGAAagcaaagagaagaaagaaaaacc GAAACCAGTAAAAAAGGAAGTGGTGGaaccaaaaaaggaaattgatttttcagaacttttaaaaaatccaccaCCTGAT GTGGATTTAAATGATTTCATTGTTAAAGCAGCGATCGCACAAACTGTTGTTAACCCATTactagtgaaaaaaatcgGTAACATAGACGATCAGCAAACA GATCCAACAAAGCAAAAAGAGCaacttaaaaaattagaagaacaaATGAGATCTAAAAATGATACAATTGATGAAGAAAAGGATCCTAAGAAACCACCATTACAAGGA gtgAAATGGGGTGATACAAAATGTGTCTTGTATGAAACAAAGGATCAGCTAACATTAGAGGATGACGGAGAAGATGCAGATTTACCCTAA
- a CDS encoding hypothetical protein (NECATOR_CHRIII.G9371.T1): MAICTYNARTLASEAAIEDLMMQAKKIKYDVIGLTETRRRHPLNAVYETGEELFLGTCDSRGVGGVGVLVNTSMAKNIDSFEQLTTRIGRLRMRRCGPIPALTIFVVYAPTSSYEEEEVEAFYMDLEKFYQEDHAFYKVIVGDFNAKVGPRRTPEELHIGTHGLQWNDQGERLSEFIMTTKTIHGNSQFQKPSSLRWTWESPGGGYRNEIDHIIVNKRFCLTDVGVVPKFYTGSDHRLLRGRFSFTRRAEKAAKFRERNPRTTINWDLFATLVGFWEDSAMDNIDEEYDRLVEHLHDCAKKAESFKPPRGVCLLKLLS; this comes from the coding sequence atggcgatctgtacttataacgcacgtacgcttgcatcggaagcggccatcgaagatctgatgatgcaagccaagaagatcaagtacgacgtcatcggactgaccgagacgagacgacgtcaccctctcaacgccgtatatgaaactggagaagaactgttcttaggaacatgcgacagtagaggtgttggtggagttggcgtcctcgtcaacacgagtatggcaaagaacatcgactcttttgaacaacttacgacccgaatcggacgtctgcggatgagaagatgtggcccaataccagctttgactatcttcgtcgtttacgctccaacatcaagctacgaagaagaagaagtcgaagctttctatatggacctggagaagttctaccaagaagatcatgccttctacaaggtcatagttggcgatttcaacgctaaggttggcccaagaagaacgccggaggaacttcacatcgggacccacggcctacaatggaatgaccagggagagaggctctccgagttcatcatgacgactaagaccatccatgggaactcgcaatttcagaagccctcttctttacgctggacgtgggagtcacccggtggagggtaccgtaatgaaatagaccacatcatcgtcaataaaaggttctgcctgacggacgtcggtgttgtaccaaagttctatacgggatcggaccatcgcctcctccgaggaagattttccttcacaaggagagcagagaaagccgccaagttcagagagagaaatcccaggactaccatcaactgggatctcttcgctacgctagtcggcttttgggaagattctgcaatggacaacatcgacgaggaatatgaccggcttgtcgaacaccttcacgactgcgcgaagaaggctgagagttttaaaccaccaagaggcgtctGTCTCttaaaactcttgagctga
- a CDS encoding hypothetical protein (NECATOR_CHRIII.G9371.T2): MTALRNPKGTAIASRRGMEKIIYDFYSDLFDSHVHLPPHHLREDGQVIPEVLPSEIRHAIMSVRNRTAPGPDRIRPEHLKSLPPVLINTLARLFTRYLSECKVPKQWKTSKTVLLYKKGDPYDIGNYRPICLLSVIYKLFTRVILNRIEKVLDEGQPCKQAGFRKGFSTIDHIHTVSKLIEVSREYKMPLCLTFIDLKKAFDSVETEAVVEALDNQGVPTQYIRVLRELYSNFTTGISPFYKNIIIDVKRGVRQGDTISPKIFTATLENAMRKLEWDDMGVKVDGRQLHHLRFADDIVLVTPSISQAERMLTEFDETCGCIGLQLNLQKTMFMRNGWVSDAPFTLNGTNISECTSYVYLGRELNMMNDLTPELGRRRRAAWGAYKSIEDVVKKTRNTRLRAHLFNTTVLPALTYASETWAFRKQEENAVSVIERAIERVMLGVSRFTQVRDGIRSSLLRQRSKIRDAAAFAKESKIRWAGHVMRFNDNRWTRAVSDWVPRDIKRTTGRPPTRWSDFFTKSLKEKYDALRVPRERRNHWATLARDRDKWKNYWRPLDQFEDQRESRSRIFIGHGLSLELPQCLFGQFCCIISSTRGQIDDIDRFQRYLSRFLPLSRFSVRICTHSAQFQAMTEITEISARADVWDDYDKTLEKLKSKETRKNTQSDEKVSQSSTESKEKKEKPKPVKKEVVEPKKEIDFSELLKNPPPDVDLNDFIVKAAIAQTVVNPLLVKKIGNIDDQQTDPTKQKEQLKKLEEQMRSKNDTIDEEKDPKKPPLQGVKWGDTKCVLYETKDQLTLEDDGEDADLP, encoded by the exons atgactgctctccggaacccaaagggaacagccattgcatcgagaagggggatggagaaaatcatctacgacttctactctgatctcttcgacagccatgtccacttgcctcctcaccatctgagggaagatggacaagtcattccagaggttctcccgtccgaaatacgacatgctatcatgtcggtaagaaatcgtacggcacccggtcccgacagaataagaccagaacacctgaagagccttccgccagtactcatcaacaccctggcgaggctctttacacgctatctgtcggaatgcaaggttcctaaacagtggaagaccagcaagaccgtgttgttgtataaaaagggagatccatatgacatcggcaactatcgcccaatctgcctactgtccgtcatctacaagctctttacaagagtaatccttaataggattgaaaaagtcttggatgaaggacagccatgcaagcaagcagggtttcgaaaaggattcagcacgattgaccacatccacactgtttcgaaactcatcgaggtatcacgagagtacaagatgccgctctgtctcaccttcatcgacttaaagaaggctttcgactcggttgagacggaagcggtcgtggaagccttggacaaccaaggcgtccctactcaatatataagggtacttcgagagttgtacagtaacttcacgaccggaatttcgccattctacaagaacatcatcattgacgtgaagaggggggtccgacagggtgatacaatttcacccaaaatattcacagccaccctcgagaacgcaatgcgaaagttggaatgggacgacatgggagtgaaggttgatggtcggcagctacaccatttgcgctttgctgatgacatcgtactggtgacacctagcatcagccaagcggaacgaatgctgaccgaattcgacgaaacatgtggatgcatcggtcttcagctgaatctacaaaagacgatgttcatgcggaacggatgggtctcggatgccccattcacgctcaacggaacgaacatatccgaatgcaccagctacgtttatctgggtcgggaactgaacatgatgaacgacctgacccccgagctgggcaggaggagacgagcggcttggggagcgtacaagagcatcgaggatgtagtgaagaagaccaggaacacccggctccgtgctcacctcttcaacaccaccgtacttcctgctttgacctatgcttcggaaacctgggcatttcgcaagcaggaagaaaacgcggtgagcgtcattgaacgcgcaattgagagagtgatgctaggagtatcccgtttcacgcaagtgagggacgggattcgaagttctctcctacgtcagcgatcgaagattagagacgccgccgcgtttgccaaggaaagtaaaataaggtgggccggacacgtgatgcgctttaatgacaaccgttggaccagagccgtgagcgactgggttccccgcgatattaagcgcactacaggaagaccgccgacccgatggtcagatttcttcacgaagtccttgaaagaaaaatatgatgctcttcgtgtcccacgcgaaaggaggaaccactgggctactctggcacgcgatcgggacaaatggaagaattactggcgcccgctcgaccagttcgaagatcaacgggagtcaaggtcaag AATTTTCATTGGACATGGATTATCACTTGAGTTACCAca ATGTCTGTTTGGTCAATTCTGTTGTATTATATCGAGTACACGGGGTCAGATCGATGATATCGATCGATTTCAGCGCTATCTATCCAGATTTCTGCCATTATCGAG GTTTTCGGTGCGGATATGCACACACTCTGCACAATTTCAAGCAATG acTGAAATAACGGAAATTTCGGCCAGAGCGGATGTATGGGATGATTACGATAAAAcgcttgaaaaattaaaatcaaaagaaacgaGGAAAAACACACAAAGCGATGAGAAAGTGTCACAATCATCCACGGAAagcaaagagaagaaagaaaaacc GAAACCAGTAAAAAAGGAAGTGGTGGaaccaaaaaaggaaattgatttttcagaacttttaaaaaatccaccaCCTGAT GTGGATTTAAATGATTTCATTGTTAAAGCAGCGATCGCACAAACTGTTGTTAACCCATTactagtgaaaaaaatcgGTAACATAGACGATCAGCAAACA GATCCAACAAAGCAAAAAGAGCaacttaaaaaattagaagaacaaATGAGATCTAAAAATGATACAATTGATGAAGAAAAGGATCCTAAGAAACCACCATTACAAGGA gtgAAATGGGGTGATACAAAATGTGTCTTGTATGAAACAAAGGATCAGCTAACATTAGAGGATGACGGAGAAGATGCAGATTTACCCTAA